CACCTGAAGGTGACGGTGACCAGTAGTTTTGGCCAACGCAGTGCTGCCAGCGCCACCAATGACCTAGATCTCGACGCCCTGCGCAAAACCCTGCGTCGCTCTGAAGATCTGGCCCGTATTGCCCCGGTTGATCCGGAGTGGGTGCCGCCCCTTCCCCCCCAAGACTATGGCGATCGCCCCGCTGCCTTTGATCGGGCGACGGCGGCCCTGTCGCCACTGACCCGTGGGCAAGTGATTCAGACGGTGTGTGATCACTGTCGGCAGGCGGGAGTTGAGGGGGCGGGCACCTTCAGTACGGAAGCCTCCCTCCTGGCGATTGGCAACTCGTTGGGACTCCGGGCCGTGGGCTGTTGGACGGAAGCCAGTTTTAATCTCACGGCGCGCATGGACGATGGGTCTGCCTGGGATCACCGCACGGCCTGGGCCTGGGAAGCGTTACCAATTGCGACTTTGACCGAGCAGGTTATCCAGAAAGCAGTGCGATCGCGGCAACCGCGTGACTTGGCCCCTGGCGTTTACCCCGTGATTTTGACCGGAGCCGCCTTTGCCGACTTACTCAGTTACGTCATCTGGAGCCTGGATGCTCGCAGTGCCGATGAGGGCCGATCGTTCATGTCCCGGATTGATGCCACGGGGCAAGCCAGCGGGAACTACTTGGGTGAACCTCTGTTCAGCCCCTTGATTGACCTACGCCGCGATCCCACTCACCTCCTGCTGCAAACCCTGCCCTTTGGCCGCGATGGGCTACCTAAATCGGTTTTGCCCATTATTCAGGCAGGGGTGCCCCAAACGCTTGCCTATTCTCGCTATTGGGCCAATCAA
This DNA window, taken from Trichothermofontia sichuanensis B231, encodes the following:
- a CDS encoding TldD/PmbA family protein, yielding MTLTNAPILPSEDQALALIDTVLAESVADAAFVSFSVGEEALSRFSENQMSQNLSRTHLKVTVTSSFGQRSAASATNDLDLDALRKTLRRSEDLARIAPVDPEWVPPLPPQDYGDRPAAFDRATAALSPLTRGQVIQTVCDHCRQAGVEGAGTFSTEASLLAIGNSLGLRAVGCWTEASFNLTARMDDGSAWDHRTAWAWEALPIATLTEQVIQKAVRSRQPRDLAPGVYPVILTGAAFADLLSYVIWSLDARSADEGRSFMSRIDATGQASGNYLGEPLFSPLIDLRRDPTHLLLQTLPFGRDGLPKSVLPIIQAGVPQTLAYSRYWANQQGRQPTGSLFPVVMAGSDHSLADLIAQSDRTLLISRAWYVQHVNPRTLEVTGITRDGTFWIEAGQIAYPVKNLRFNQSLPDMLRDLDALGSSQRFGSMVVPDVRVKAFRFSSVTDSI